In one window of Brassica rapa cultivar Chiifu-401-42 chromosome A07, CAAS_Brap_v3.01, whole genome shotgun sequence DNA:
- the LOC103845934 gene encoding protein NOI4 translates to MASNDAGRPLPKFGEWDVNDPATADGYTVIFSKAGEDKKTGRSSTKTASQRKQDGDKPVVKKWLCFTFS, encoded by the coding sequence atggCATCGAATGACGCTGGAAGGCCGTTGCCTAAATTTGGAGAATGGGATGTGAATGATCCGGCGACGGCGGATGGATACACGGTGATATTCAGCAAAGCCGGTGAAGATAAAAAGACGGGAAGGAGTTCTACGAAGACAGCTTCTCAGAGGAAACAAGACGGTGATAAACCAGTCGTCAAGAAATGGCTCTGTTTTACCTTTTCTTAA
- the LOC103845935 gene encoding probable acyl-activating enzyme 2, whose product MRILLSKRAIRTLTPRFQRLWSTHSSFSTSGSGGFSDDSKPESWKTMDGLLRSPANFSPLSPITFLERSAKAYRDRTSVVFGSVEHTWLQTYHRCLRLASALTHLGISPGDVVAVLAPNVPAMHELHFAVPMAGLILCPLNTRLDTSTLSVLLQHSEAKILFVDHHLLEVAHGALAKSDRTRKTPKLVLISQSNDDDDEDRSSSFDSNYSFDYDYEDLVKSGDSEFEVIKPRNEWDPISINYTSGTTSRPKGVVWSHRGAYLNSLATVFLHQMPVSPVYLWTVPMFHCNGWCLIWGVAAQGGTNICLRKVSPKLIFKSIATHKVTHMGGAPTVLNMIVSSPVRERRPLPHRVEIMTGGSPPMPQILAKMEELGFNVSHLYGLTETYGPGTHCVWKPEWDSLSLEERAKLKSRQGVQHLGLEGLEVKDPVTMETVPSDGVTMGEVMFRGNTVMSGYFKDLEATRKAFEGGWFHSGDLAVKHPDGYIEVKDRLKDVIISGGENISTVEVERVLCSHKAVFEAAVVARPDNHWGQTPCGFVKLKEGFDCVKPEEIIEFCRDHLPHYMAPKTIVFGDLPKTSTGKVQKYLLRKRADEM is encoded by the exons ATGAGAATCTTGTTATCTAAAAGGGCAATCAGAACCTTGACCCCACGTTTTCAAAGACTCTGGTCAACCCACTCTTCCTTCTCAACCTCAGGTTCCGGCGGATTTTCCGACGATTCCAAGCCGGAGTCATGGAAAACGATGGATGGTCTTCTCCGATCCCCCGCCAATTTCTCTCCTTTATCTCCGATCACGTTCTTGGAAAGATCCGCCAAAGCTTACAGAGACCGAACCAGTGTTGTGTTTGGTTCCGTTGAGCACACTTGGCTCCAAACTTACCACCGTTGTCTCCGTCTTGCATCTGCGCTTACTCACCTAGGAATCTCTCCCGGCGACGTG gttgcaGTTTTGGCGCCGAATGTTCCAGCGATGCACGAGCTTCACTTCGCTGTTCCGATGGCTGGTTTGATTCTCTGTCCGCTCAACACTCGACTCGATACTTCTACGTTGTCTGTTTTGCTCCAACACTCAGAGGCGAAAATCCTCTTCGTTGATCACCACTTACTCGAGGTTGCTCATGGAGCTCTTGCTAAATCAGACAGAACAAGAAAAACACCAAAGCTTGTCTTGATCTCTCAGTCTAATGACGATGACGACGAGGACAGATCATCGAGCTTTGATTCTAACTACTCTTTCGATTACGATTACGAAGATCTGGTTAAATCCGGAGACAGCGAGTTCGAGGTGATCAAACCGAGAAACGAATGGGATCCGATCAGTATAAACTACACTTCGGGGACAACCTCGAGACCTAAAGGTGTAGTGTGGTCTCACAGAGGAGCTTATCTCAACTCTCTCGCTACGGTTTTTCTTCACCAGATGCCTGTCTCTCCTGTCTACTTATGGACGGTACCGATGTTTCACTGCAACGGGTGGTGTCTCATTTGGGGAGTAGCGGCTCAAGGCGGTACAAATATCTGCCTTAGAAAAGTCTCTCCTAAGCTGATCTTTAAGAGCATTGCTACACACAAAGTGACGCACATGGGAGGTGCCCCAACGGTGCTGAACATGATTGTCAGCTCTCCTGTGAGGGAGCGTAGACCGCTCCCTCACAGGGTGGAGATCATGACGGGAGGATCCCCGCCTATGCCGCAGATATTGGCTAAGATGGAAGAGTTGGGATTCAATGTGTCTCATCTTTACGGCTTGACGGAGACATACGGTCCAGGGACACACTGCGTGTGGAAGCCTGAATGGGATTCGCTTTCGTTGGAAGAGAGAGCTAAGTTAAAGTCTAGACAAGGAGTGCAGCATTTGGGTTTAGAAGGGCTCGAAGTGAAAGATCCGGTGACAATGGAGACTGTACCTAGTGATGGTGTCACCATGGGTGAGGTAATGTTTAGAGGAAACACGGTGATGAGTGGGTACTTCAAGGACTTAGAGGCAACGCGAAAAGCTTTCGAGGGAGGTTGGTTCCACAGTGGTGACCTCGCTGTTAAGCATCCGGACGGGTACATAGAGGTAAAAGATCGGTTAAAAGATGTGATCATATCCGGAGGAGAAAACATAAGCACGGTGGAAGTCGAGAGAGTTTTGTGTAGTCACAAGGCTGTTTTTGAAGCTGCTGTTGTGGCTCGTCCGGATAATCACTGGGGACAGACTCCTTGCGGGTTCGTTAAGCTTAAAGAGGGGTTTGATTGTGTTAAACCCGAGGAGATTATTGAGTTTTGTAGAGATCATTTGCCTCATTACATGGCTCCAAAGACTATTGTGTTCGGGGACTTACCTAAAACATCAACAGGGAAAGTACAGAAGTATCTACTTAGGAAGAGAGCTGATGAAATGTGA